In one window of Mesoplodon densirostris isolate mMesDen1 chromosome 4, mMesDen1 primary haplotype, whole genome shotgun sequence DNA:
- the ATP6V1D gene encoding V-type proton ATPase subunit D isoform X1: MSGKDRIEIFPSRMAQTIMRARLKGAQTGRNLLKKKSDALTLRFRQILKKIIETKMLMGEVMREAAFSLAEAKFTAGDFSTTVIQNVNKAQVKIRAKKDNVAGVTLPVFEHYHEGTDSYELTGLARGGEQLAKLKRNYAKAVELLVELASLQTSFVTLDEAIKITNRRVNAIEHVIIPRIERTLAYIITELDEREREEFYRLKKIQEKKKILKEKSEKDLEQRRAAGEVMEPANLLAEEKDEDLLFE, from the exons GGCACAGACCATCATGAGGGCTCGGTTAAAAGGAGCACAGACTGGTCGAAACCTCCTAAAGAAAAAATCTGACGCCTTAACTCTTCGATTTCGACAGATCCTTAAGAAGATAATAGAG ACTAAAATGTTGATGGGTGAAGTGATGAGAGAAGCTGCCTTTTCACTTGCTGAGGCCAAGTTCACAGCAGGGGACTTCAG caCCACAGTaatccaaaatgtaaataaagccCAAGTGAAGATTAGAGCAAAGAAAGATAATGTAGCAG GTGTTACTTTGCCAGTATTTGAACATTACCATGAAGGAACTGACA GTTATGAACTGACTGGTTTAGCCAGAGGTGGCGAACAGCTGGCTAAACTGAAGAGGAATTATGCCAAAGCAGTGGAACTACTGGTGGAACTAGCTTCGCTGCAG ACTTCCTTTGTTACTTTGGATGAAGCTATCAAGATAACCAACAGGCGTGTAAATGCCATTGAACATG TCATCATTCCCCGGATTGAACGTACCCTTGCTTATATCATCACAGAGctggatgagagagagagagaagagttcTATAG GTTAAAGAAAatacaggagaagaaaaagattcTCAAGGAAAAGTCTGAGAAGGACTTGGAACAACGGAGGGCAGCTGGAGAGGTGATGGAACCTGCTAATCTTCTGGCTGAAGAGAAGGATGAGGATCTTCTCTTTGAATAA
- the ATP6V1D gene encoding V-type proton ATPase subunit D isoform X2 — protein MRARLKGAQTGRNLLKKKSDALTLRFRQILKKIIETKMLMGEVMREAAFSLAEAKFTAGDFSTTVIQNVNKAQVKIRAKKDNVAGVTLPVFEHYHEGTDSYELTGLARGGEQLAKLKRNYAKAVELLVELASLQTSFVTLDEAIKITNRRVNAIEHVIIPRIERTLAYIITELDEREREEFYRLKKIQEKKKILKEKSEKDLEQRRAAGEVMEPANLLAEEKDEDLLFE, from the exons ATGAGGGCTCGGTTAAAAGGAGCACAGACTGGTCGAAACCTCCTAAAGAAAAAATCTGACGCCTTAACTCTTCGATTTCGACAGATCCTTAAGAAGATAATAGAG ACTAAAATGTTGATGGGTGAAGTGATGAGAGAAGCTGCCTTTTCACTTGCTGAGGCCAAGTTCACAGCAGGGGACTTCAG caCCACAGTaatccaaaatgtaaataaagccCAAGTGAAGATTAGAGCAAAGAAAGATAATGTAGCAG GTGTTACTTTGCCAGTATTTGAACATTACCATGAAGGAACTGACA GTTATGAACTGACTGGTTTAGCCAGAGGTGGCGAACAGCTGGCTAAACTGAAGAGGAATTATGCCAAAGCAGTGGAACTACTGGTGGAACTAGCTTCGCTGCAG ACTTCCTTTGTTACTTTGGATGAAGCTATCAAGATAACCAACAGGCGTGTAAATGCCATTGAACATG TCATCATTCCCCGGATTGAACGTACCCTTGCTTATATCATCACAGAGctggatgagagagagagagaagagttcTATAG GTTAAAGAAAatacaggagaagaaaaagattcTCAAGGAAAAGTCTGAGAAGGACTTGGAACAACGGAGGGCAGCTGGAGAGGTGATGGAACCTGCTAATCTTCTGGCTGAAGAGAAGGATGAGGATCTTCTCTTTGAATAA